One Phaseolus vulgaris cultivar G19833 chromosome 2, P. vulgaris v2.0, whole genome shotgun sequence DNA window includes the following coding sequences:
- the LOC137809178 gene encoding uncharacterized protein — protein sequence MKIFVESIDRVIWDAIVNGSFVPKVEKDDVFIEKPWVLQSATTKEMWDILEVTHESTIDVQRARMHALIQEYEMFKMLKRETIFDVQKRFTHIVNQLISLGKIFEREKLNIKIIKCLDRSWQSKVTVISESKDLTTLITASWFGKLREHEHEMN from the exons atgaaaatctttgttgaatcaattgatagagTAATTTGGGATGCTATTGTAAATGGTTCTTTTGTTCCTAAAGTTGAAAAAGATGATGTTTTCATTGagaaaccttg ggtcttaCAATCTGCTACaacaaaggagatgtgggacatcctAGAGGTTACCCATGAAAGCACCATTGATGTGCAAAGAGCAAGGATGCATGCTCTGatacaagagtatgaaatgttcaaGATGCTTAAGAGGGAAACCATCTTTGATGTGCAAaagagattcacccacattgtgaacCAGCTCATCAGCCTTGGCAAGATCTTTGAAAGGGAGaaactaaacatcaagatcaTCAAATGCTTGGACAGATCTTGGCAATCTAAAGTCACTGTAATTTCTGAATCCAAGGATTTGACAACCTTGATCACAGCCTCCTGGTTTGGCAAGCTAAGGGAACATGAACATGAGATGAACTAG